A region from the Nonlabens sp. YIK11 genome encodes:
- a CDS encoding MarR family winged helix-turn-helix transcriptional regulator, translated as MIDQKPHTDALKLGNQMCFPIYSVSRLITKAYKPYLDKMGLTYPQYLVMLVLWEQDQVSVNYISEKLLLNTNTLSPLLQRIENQGWIDRNRCKDDERSVIICLSEKGKELKETAASIPNEMLELLMTENVTLPEIKHLKNILDNWMDALTSKEEHNNRKQ; from the coding sequence ATGTGTTTTCCTATCTACTCGGTTTCCAGGTTGATTACCAAAGCTTACAAGCCCTATCTCGATAAAATGGGGTTGACTTATCCTCAATATCTGGTCATGTTGGTGCTTTGGGAGCAAGATCAAGTATCTGTAAATTATATATCAGAAAAGTTATTGCTCAATACCAACACTTTATCACCGCTGCTGCAACGTATCGAAAATCAAGGATGGATCGATCGCAATCGCTGTAAGGATGATGAGCGCAGCGTGATCATTTGCTTATCAGAAAAAGGAAAGGAGCTTAAGGAAACTGCTGCTAGTATCCCTAATGAGATGCTGGAATTGCTCATGACAGAGAACGTCACATTACCTGAAATCAAACATTTGAAGAATATCCTGGACAACTGGATGGATGCGCTTACCTCTAAAGAAGAACATAATAATAGAAAACAATAA
- a CDS encoding NAD(P)H-dependent oxidoreductase has product MNLIENLKWRYAAKAMNGEKVSQDKIDRILEAVRLAPTSSGLQPFEVMVITNQEIKEKIKPVAWNQSTVTDCSHLLVFAAWDTYTKERINHMFDLTNEIRGFKNEGWENYRQQLLNSYPQKDAEENFNHAAKQAYIGLAHALMAAAEEKVDSVPMEGFDADAVDKILGLREKGLRSAVLLPIGYREASEDWLSDLVKVRKPMEEMVTVID; this is encoded by the coding sequence ATGAATTTAATAGAAAATTTGAAGTGGCGTTATGCCGCCAAAGCCATGAATGGCGAGAAAGTATCTCAAGATAAAATTGACCGTATACTGGAAGCAGTACGCTTAGCACCAACGTCTAGCGGATTGCAACCTTTTGAGGTGATGGTAATTACCAATCAAGAAATCAAGGAAAAGATCAAGCCTGTCGCGTGGAATCAATCTACCGTGACCGACTGTTCTCATCTATTGGTTTTTGCCGCTTGGGACACTTACACTAAAGAACGAATCAATCACATGTTTGATTTGACCAATGAGATACGCGGTTTCAAAAATGAAGGTTGGGAAAACTACCGTCAACAATTGTTGAACTCATATCCACAAAAGGATGCTGAGGAGAATTTCAACCATGCAGCAAAACAAGCCTACATAGGTCTTGCACATGCTTTGATGGCAGCCGCAGAGGAGAAAGTGGATTCTGTACCTATGGAAGGTTTTGATGCAGATGCAGTGGACAAGATCCTAGGTTTGAGAGAAAAAGGATTGCGCAGTGCGGTTCTGCTTCCCATAGGCTATCGAGAAGCTTCAGAGGACTGGTTGTCTGATCTGGTCAAGGTGAGAAAACCTATGGAAGAAATGGTTACCGTCATTGATTAA
- a CDS encoding type 1 glutamine amidotransferase domain-containing protein codes for MKVLFVLTSHDKLGDTGKKTGFWVEEFAGPYYTLKDKGVEITLATPKGGKAPIDPSSDTEDASTESTERFHNDKEAQERINTTHKLNDVNASDYDAVFYPGGHGPLWDLANDATSIKLIETFNEQEKPVAFVCHAPAALKNVKGTDGKPLVKGKKVTGFTNSEEKAVELVDVVPFLVEDMLKENGGIYSKGDDWSEYALQDGHLITGQNPASSKKVAEMLYASVK; via the coding sequence ATGAAAGTATTATTTGTATTGACATCACATGATAAATTAGGAGACACAGGCAAAAAGACCGGTTTCTGGGTAGAAGAGTTTGCTGGACCGTATTACACATTAAAAGATAAGGGCGTTGAGATCACGCTTGCAACTCCTAAAGGAGGAAAAGCACCTATCGACCCTAGTAGTGATACTGAAGACGCTTCTACAGAATCTACCGAGCGTTTTCACAACGATAAGGAAGCACAGGAAAGAATCAACACCACTCACAAATTGAACGATGTAAACGCCTCAGATTACGATGCGGTGTTCTATCCAGGTGGTCATGGACCATTATGGGATCTTGCTAACGATGCGACTTCTATCAAATTGATCGAGACCTTTAACGAGCAGGAAAAGCCGGTAGCCTTTGTTTGTCACGCACCGGCAGCCTTGAAAAATGTGAAGGGAACTGATGGCAAACCTTTAGTAAAAGGCAAAAAAGTCACTGGATTCACCAATTCTGAAGAGAAAGCGGTGGAATTGGTAGATGTAGTTCCTTTTCTGGTAGAGGATATGTTGAAAGAAAATGGCGGTATCTATTCCAAAGGCGATGACTGGTCAGAATATGCATTGCAGGATGGTCATTTGATCACGGGTCAAAACCCAGCGTCCTCCAAGAAAGTGGCAGAGATGCTATACGCTTCAGTGAAGTAA